A single window of Mycolicibacterium madagascariense DNA harbors:
- a CDS encoding MFS transporter codes for MRQGPLAGRYFAVAAMVTLALIPYLALSAAIDPLVPIITEQLGTTAQTMSLGSGLGNAAYAVGTVLAVQFAQHLPQRRMLLAYAVVLAVGSILSAAAVNAPMFIGGHVLQGLATSMLLIAAAPPLTIGFPKDKLRNTAVIMNMCVFGAVALGPFLGGVQAEAHAWRPLFWIIAGVAVLALVMAALTFEDAPPADLDAPRDLRAIGMAAVGCAAAFVGASQLTTHGFDDLMVTVPMFGGLALIVGLVVYQFRASRPLLTVRTLLTSAIPVAGVGVALFAAASSVAATALTANVLLQSYSPVHVGMLYLPELAGAVIMAGVFGIVITRRAMHYLPLVGMVLLAVGIAVFKVALPTNQPLLLLASLLTGLALGATVAPALFVAGFSLRSNSLQRVFAIIELFRAVAAFMVAPILAHYAATVSTDLTRGTDDALWIGLGLAVGGALFGVAIYALSGARPQRPDLDQFLDGDDPAWYSPPLVARLRPGLPSRTPAAPVFAPTPASDLDGTPGPTGVVLIAYDGSDLAASAIGRAAAQLAPRRDALVVCVWQPVDVGFTPVDATHFDADRAVEVKQAAERTAARGAELAEQAGFNARSIAVEASPTWQGIVEAAEDHEASIIVLGPHRRDGLLGHLQGSVAAAVVAHSATPVLIVPEQSVGHLLRTQ; via the coding sequence ATGCGTCAGGGGCCCCTCGCCGGGCGCTACTTCGCGGTGGCCGCCATGGTCACCCTCGCACTCATCCCGTACCTCGCGCTGTCCGCCGCGATCGATCCGCTCGTCCCGATCATCACCGAACAGCTCGGCACCACCGCCCAGACCATGAGCCTGGGCTCCGGGCTCGGCAACGCGGCCTACGCCGTCGGCACCGTGCTCGCCGTCCAATTCGCCCAGCACCTTCCGCAACGCCGGATGCTGCTGGCGTACGCCGTGGTGCTCGCGGTCGGTTCGATCCTCTCCGCGGCCGCGGTGAACGCGCCGATGTTCATCGGCGGCCACGTCCTGCAGGGGCTGGCCACCAGCATGCTGCTGATCGCCGCCGCCCCGCCGCTGACGATCGGCTTCCCGAAGGACAAGCTGCGCAACACCGCCGTGATCATGAACATGTGCGTGTTCGGCGCGGTCGCGCTCGGCCCGTTCCTCGGCGGGGTGCAGGCCGAGGCCCACGCATGGCGGCCGCTGTTCTGGATCATCGCCGGCGTCGCCGTGCTCGCGCTGGTGATGGCGGCGCTGACGTTCGAGGACGCCCCGCCCGCCGACCTCGACGCGCCGCGCGATCTGCGGGCCATCGGGATGGCGGCCGTCGGCTGCGCGGCCGCCTTCGTCGGCGCCTCCCAGCTCACGACCCACGGGTTCGACGACCTCATGGTGACCGTGCCGATGTTCGGTGGCCTGGCGCTCATCGTGGGGCTCGTCGTCTACCAGTTCCGGGCCAGCCGCCCGCTGCTGACCGTGCGCACGCTGCTCACCAGCGCCATCCCGGTCGCCGGAGTCGGCGTCGCACTGTTCGCGGCGGCGTCCTCGGTCGCGGCGACCGCGCTGACGGCGAACGTGCTGCTGCAGAGCTACAGCCCGGTGCACGTCGGGATGCTGTACCTGCCCGAGCTCGCCGGCGCCGTCATCATGGCCGGGGTGTTCGGCATCGTCATCACCCGGCGGGCCATGCACTACCTGCCCCTGGTCGGCATGGTCCTGCTGGCGGTCGGCATCGCGGTGTTCAAGGTGGCCCTGCCCACCAATCAGCCGCTGCTGCTGCTCGCGTCGCTGCTCACCGGTCTGGCCCTCGGCGCGACCGTCGCCCCGGCCCTCTTCGTCGCGGGTTTCTCGCTGCGGTCCAACAGCCTGCAGCGGGTCTTCGCGATCATCGAGCTGTTCCGCGCGGTCGCCGCGTTCATGGTCGCGCCGATCCTGGCCCACTACGCCGCGACGGTCTCGACCGACCTCACCAGGGGTACCGACGACGCACTCTGGATCGGCCTGGGCCTCGCGGTGGGCGGCGCGCTGTTCGGCGTGGCGATCTACGCGCTCAGCGGCGCCCGGCCGCAGCGACCCGATCTCGACCAGTTCCTCGACGGCGACGACCCCGCGTGGTACTCCCCACCGCTTGTGGCGCGACTGCGGCCGGGCCTGCCGTCGCGCACCCCCGCCGCTCCCGTGTTCGCGCCGACGCCGGCCTCCGATCTCGACGGGACGCCCGGTCCGACCGGTGTCGTGCTCATCGCCTACGACGGTTCCGACCTCGCGGCGTCCGCGATCGGGCGGGCCGCCGCTCAGCTCGCGCCGCGGCGCGACGCGCTGGTCGTCTGCGTGTGGCAGCCCGTCGACGTCGGGTTCACCCCGGTCGACGCGACGCACTTCGACGCCGACCGCGCCGTCGAGGTCAAGCAGGCCGCCGAGCGGACCGCTGCGCGCGGTGCCGAGCTGGCCGAGCAGGCCGGTTTCAACGCCAGGAGCATCGCGGTCGAGGCGTCGCCGACGTGGCAGGGCATCGTCGAGGCCGCCGAGGACCACGAGGCGAGCATCATCGTGCTGGGTCCCCATCGGCGCGACGGGCTGCTGGGCCATCTGCAGGGCAGCGTCGCCGCCGCCGTCGTCGCGCATTCGGCCACCCCGGTACTGATCGTTCCCGAGCAGTCCGTCGGGCACCTACTTCGCACGCAGTAG
- a CDS encoding MFS transporter: MQRHTVPAPPTPDADAAAPPTPQVRLGLVTVILATACGLAVANIYFAQPILDLLADSFHTSQSAATAAVTLVQIGYAIGLVLLLPMGDLVENRRLTSGLLVVTAVALVAAGTAQHLGVFLVASVFVGLTSVVAQILIPFAAHLAPEASRGRIVGWVGSGLLLGILLARTMSSFAAAAWGWRAIFFISAGLVLVMSVVLARVLPARRPDHTTGYASLMASVWDLVRTQPALRRRALCQALLFASFSAFWTGIAYQLIAVHHFDQTQVGLFALVGAVGVVASPVAGRIADRGDRLASGVALLIATAAMVVAGWGADSVVALGVAAVLLDVGMTAHQVLSQREIYQLRPDARARINTVYMGGVFGGGALGSALAGVLHGRWGWHGIAIAGIALSAASFAVWATSRLRSRRRVAQPIGE; encoded by the coding sequence ATGCAACGACATACCGTTCCCGCCCCGCCGACCCCCGATGCCGACGCGGCGGCGCCACCCACGCCGCAGGTGCGACTCGGGCTGGTGACCGTGATACTCGCCACCGCATGCGGGCTCGCCGTCGCGAACATCTACTTCGCGCAGCCGATCCTCGACCTGCTCGCCGACTCGTTCCACACCAGCCAGTCGGCCGCGACGGCGGCGGTGACGCTGGTGCAGATCGGCTACGCGATCGGTCTGGTCCTGCTGCTGCCGATGGGCGATCTGGTGGAGAACCGTCGATTGACGTCGGGGCTGCTCGTGGTGACGGCGGTGGCGCTGGTGGCTGCGGGGACGGCGCAGCACCTCGGCGTCTTCCTGGTGGCGTCGGTGTTCGTCGGCCTTACCTCGGTGGTGGCCCAGATTCTGATTCCGTTCGCGGCGCACCTCGCCCCCGAGGCCAGCCGGGGCCGCATCGTCGGCTGGGTGGGCAGCGGTCTGCTGTTGGGAATCCTGTTGGCGCGCACCATGTCCAGCTTCGCCGCGGCCGCGTGGGGCTGGCGGGCCATCTTCTTCATCTCCGCGGGTCTGGTGCTGGTGATGTCGGTCGTGCTGGCGCGGGTGTTGCCCGCCCGCAGGCCCGACCACACCACCGGCTACGCGAGCCTGATGGCGTCGGTGTGGGACCTGGTGCGCACCCAGCCCGCGCTGCGCAGGCGGGCGCTGTGCCAGGCCTTGCTGTTCGCCTCGTTCAGCGCGTTCTGGACGGGCATCGCCTACCAGCTGATCGCCGTGCACCACTTCGACCAGACGCAGGTCGGGCTGTTCGCCCTCGTCGGGGCGGTCGGGGTGGTGGCGTCACCGGTCGCGGGCCGCATCGCCGACCGCGGCGACCGCCTGGCGAGCGGAGTCGCCCTGCTCATTGCGACGGCCGCGATGGTCGTGGCCGGCTGGGGTGCGGACAGCGTGGTCGCCCTCGGGGTCGCGGCGGTGCTGCTCGACGTCGGCATGACGGCCCATCAGGTGTTGAGCCAGCGCGAGATCTATCAGCTCCGCCCCGATGCCCGCGCCAGGATCAACACCGTCTACATGGGTGGCGTGTTCGGCGGCGGTGCGCTCGGGTCGGCGCTCGCGGGCGTCCTGCACGGTCGGTGGGGTTGGCACGGCATCGCGATCGCCGGGATCGCGCTGTCGGCAGCGTCGTTCGCCGTGTGGGCGACCAGCCGGTTGAGGAGCCGGCGGCGTGTCGCGCAACCGATCGGAGAATAG
- a CDS encoding LLM class F420-dependent oxidoreductase — protein MKFGISTFVTDDGIDTVSLATAIEERGFASLVIAEHTHIPVSRESAYPGGGELPDMYYRTLDPFVTLAAAAAVTSTIELITGIALLIQRDPIITAKETASIDLISGGRFGFGVGAGWNLEELRDHGTDPKTRGALLDERIEAIKALWTTEPAEYHGKFVDFDPAYQRPKPVQQPHPPIFVGGDSDATVKRVVRHDAGWIANPLPAERLSKRIEQMRDGLGHDVRLATFGTPQDPDYWRTLEELGFGQAALMLPTKPRDESLRLLDEYAEAVATYRG, from the coding sequence ATGAAATTCGGAATCTCCACGTTCGTCACAGACGACGGCATCGACACGGTGTCCCTCGCCACGGCCATCGAGGAGCGGGGCTTCGCGTCGCTCGTGATCGCCGAGCACACCCACATCCCGGTCAGCCGGGAGTCGGCCTACCCCGGCGGCGGGGAACTGCCCGACATGTACTACCGGACCCTGGATCCCTTCGTGACGCTCGCCGCGGCCGCCGCGGTCACGTCGACGATCGAGCTGATCACCGGCATCGCCCTACTGATCCAGCGCGACCCGATCATCACCGCCAAGGAGACCGCGAGCATCGACCTGATCTCCGGCGGTCGCTTCGGCTTCGGCGTCGGCGCCGGCTGGAACCTCGAGGAGCTGCGCGACCACGGCACCGACCCGAAGACCCGCGGCGCCCTGCTCGACGAGCGCATCGAGGCGATCAAGGCGCTGTGGACGACCGAACCCGCCGAGTACCACGGGAAGTTCGTCGACTTCGATCCCGCCTACCAGCGGCCGAAGCCGGTGCAGCAGCCGCATCCGCCGATCTTCGTCGGCGGCGACTCCGACGCCACGGTCAAGCGCGTCGTGCGCCACGATGCGGGCTGGATCGCGAATCCGCTTCCGGCCGAACGGCTGAGCAAGCGCATCGAGCAGATGCGCGACGGCCTGGGCCACGACGTCCGGTTGGCGACGTTCGGCACGCCGCAGGATCCCGACTACTGGCGCACCCTCGAGGAGTTGGGCTTCGGCCAGGCCGCGCTGATGCTGCCCACCAAGCCCCGCGACGAGTCGCTGCGGCTGCTCGACGAGTACGCCGAGGCCGTCGCGACGTACCGCGGCTGA
- the fdhA gene encoding formaldehyde dehydrogenase, glutathione-independent → MSGNRIVVYKGPGKVAVETIDYPKLEVPAEVASAMGMSRKADHGVILKCVSTNICGSDQHMVRGRTTAPIGQTLGHEITGEVVEKGSDVQFLEIGDLCTVPFNIACGRCRNCREQATGVCLNVNPARAGSAYGYVDMGGWLGGQADYVMVPFADFNLLKFPDRDAALAKIRDLTMLSDIFPTGYHGAKTAGVTTGSTVYVAGAGPVGLAAAYSAQLLGAAVVIVGDLNAERLKQAESFGCETVDVGADAALEDQIAEILGTNEVDCAVDAVGFEASGHGHQAGEQPAAVLNSIMSLTRAGGALGIPGLYVTGDPGAGDDDAKEGTLKVRLGLGWAKSHSFFTGQCPVLKYNRGLMMSILHDKAHIADAVNATVITLDDAPRGYAEFDSGVAQKFVLDPHGMVPAG, encoded by the coding sequence ATGTCTGGCAACCGGATCGTGGTCTACAAGGGCCCAGGGAAAGTGGCCGTCGAGACCATCGACTACCCCAAACTGGAAGTGCCCGCCGAAGTCGCCAGCGCCATGGGCATGAGCCGCAAGGCCGACCACGGCGTCATCCTCAAGTGCGTGTCGACGAACATCTGCGGCTCCGATCAACACATGGTGCGCGGCCGCACGACGGCACCGATCGGGCAGACCCTCGGGCACGAGATCACCGGCGAGGTCGTCGAAAAGGGTTCCGACGTCCAGTTCCTGGAGATCGGTGACCTCTGCACGGTGCCGTTCAACATCGCGTGCGGCCGGTGCCGCAACTGTCGCGAGCAAGCGACGGGCGTGTGCCTCAACGTCAACCCGGCCCGCGCCGGCTCGGCCTACGGCTACGTCGACATGGGTGGCTGGCTCGGCGGCCAGGCCGACTACGTCATGGTGCCCTTCGCGGACTTCAACCTGCTGAAGTTCCCCGACCGCGACGCTGCGCTGGCCAAGATCCGCGACCTCACCATGCTGTCGGACATCTTTCCGACGGGCTATCACGGGGCGAAGACCGCGGGCGTCACCACGGGGTCGACGGTCTACGTCGCGGGTGCCGGGCCGGTCGGGCTCGCGGCGGCGTACTCGGCGCAACTGCTGGGCGCCGCGGTCGTGATCGTCGGTGACCTCAACGCCGAGCGGCTCAAGCAGGCCGAGTCGTTCGGGTGCGAGACCGTCGACGTCGGCGCCGACGCCGCGCTGGAGGATCAGATCGCCGAGATCCTCGGCACGAACGAGGTCGACTGCGCCGTCGACGCGGTCGGCTTCGAGGCCAGCGGTCACGGCCACCAGGCGGGTGAGCAGCCCGCCGCCGTCCTCAACTCGATCATGAGCCTGACGCGGGCCGGCGGTGCGCTCGGCATTCCCGGTCTGTACGTCACGGGCGATCCCGGCGCCGGTGACGACGACGCCAAGGAGGGCACCCTCAAGGTCCGGTTGGGCCTCGGCTGGGCCAAGAGTCACAGCTTCTTCACCGGCCAGTGCCCGGTGCTCAAGTACAACCGCGGGTTGATGATGAGCATCCTGCACGACAAGGCGCACATCGCCGACGCGGTCAACGCCACGGTGATCACCCTCGACGACGCGCCGCGCGGATACGCCGAATTCGACTCGGGCGTCGCGCAGAAGTTCGTCCTGGACCCGCACGGCATGGTGCCCGCGGGCTGA
- a CDS encoding NUDIX hydrolase, whose product MTISYDDALRDRIRERLAEHPRREVIDPTKRRAAVAVVLVDSDPGEDRVDPAPVDEWIDGRPMEPGLDGRMVGVSGGAAFLLCRRAMRLRAHAAQWALPGGRIDEGETVVDAALRELDEELGIALGEEAVLGLLDDYPTRSGYVITPVVLWGGGRLDPRPAPAEVVAAYRVGLHELQREDSPRFLTIPESPRPVVQIPLGHDLIHAPTGAVLLQVRWWCLEGRHDPVDQLEQPVFAWR is encoded by the coding sequence GTGACCATCAGCTACGACGACGCGCTGCGTGACCGGATCCGGGAGCGGCTGGCCGAGCACCCGCGACGCGAGGTGATCGACCCGACCAAGCGGCGCGCGGCCGTCGCGGTGGTGCTCGTCGACTCCGATCCCGGCGAGGATCGGGTCGACCCGGCCCCCGTCGACGAGTGGATCGACGGCAGGCCGATGGAGCCGGGCCTGGACGGTCGCATGGTCGGCGTCTCGGGTGGTGCGGCATTCCTGTTGTGCCGCAGGGCAATGCGGCTCCGCGCGCACGCCGCGCAGTGGGCGCTCCCCGGTGGCCGCATCGACGAGGGCGAGACCGTCGTCGACGCGGCGCTGCGCGAACTCGACGAGGAACTGGGCATCGCGCTCGGCGAGGAGGCGGTACTCGGTCTGCTCGACGACTACCCGACGCGGTCGGGGTACGTCATCACCCCGGTGGTGCTGTGGGGTGGGGGCAGGCTCGACCCCCGTCCCGCGCCGGCCGAGGTCGTGGCCGCCTACCGGGTGGGCCTGCACGAACTGCAGCGCGAGGACTCACCGCGCTTCCTCACCATCCCGGAGAGTCCGCGCCCCGTCGTGCAGATCCCGTTGGGGCACGACCTGATTCACGCTCCGACGGGTGCGGTGCTGCTGCAGGTGCGCTGGTGGTGTCTGGAGGGTCGCCACGATCCGGTGGACCAGTTGGAGCAACCGGTCTTCGCCTGGCGGTAG
- a CDS encoding NUDIX hydrolase: MPIPEFIVALRRQVGHAPLWLPGATAVVVRDGHVLLVRRADSGAWTPVTGIVEPGENPADCAVREVLEESGVHAVARRLAWVHVSAPVVHVNGDHAQYLDHVFAMEWVAGEPFAADDESTAAGWFDLTALPPMSTDMGNRIARACDENPTAATVFDAS, translated from the coding sequence GTGCCGATCCCGGAGTTCATCGTCGCGCTGCGCAGGCAGGTGGGGCACGCACCGCTGTGGCTGCCCGGCGCGACCGCCGTCGTCGTGCGCGACGGTCACGTGCTGCTGGTGCGCCGCGCCGACAGCGGGGCGTGGACACCGGTGACGGGCATCGTCGAACCGGGGGAGAACCCCGCCGACTGCGCGGTCCGGGAGGTGCTGGAGGAGAGCGGCGTGCACGCGGTGGCCCGACGCCTGGCGTGGGTGCACGTCTCGGCGCCGGTCGTGCACGTCAACGGCGATCACGCCCAGTATCTGGACCACGTGTTCGCGATGGAGTGGGTCGCCGGTGAACCGTTCGCCGCCGACGACGAGAGCACCGCGGCGGGCTGGTTCGACCTGACCGCGCTGCCGCCCATGTCGACCGACATGGGCAACCGCATCGCCCGCGCCTGTGACGAGAACCCCACGGCGGCAACGGTATTCGACGCGAGCTAG
- a CDS encoding MFS transporter translates to MTTNTETAAAVRPWVAVALAVGCIGWGGNQFTPLLIAYTQQSGYSRVDVDVLLGAYVLGLIPGLLLASVLSDRHGRRRVLLAGLVSSLLGSVILAAGDVLGFSALFAGRLLSGLAVGIAMAVGSAWITELSRPPHDDASPGAGARRASICLSVGLALGPLFAGLLAALAPLPLVLAYVLHAALCLPAIWVVHRYSVETREGRGGGTILQGLRVPAAAHRRFVHVVIPMAPWIFGSAAIAYAIIPALVADELGRWALPYTAGLTVLTLVCGVLVQPIARRLDDHSSARAIVVSMVLMACGVFAAVATAVTRSVLLALVVAMLLGCAYGIAIVSGLLEIQRIADPDELAGISGVYYSLAYLGFLLPAVLAALAHYFSYPVMLTAVGLLALVCSICCATGWSKHLAPTT, encoded by the coding sequence ATGACGACCAACACCGAGACCGCCGCTGCCGTGCGCCCGTGGGTCGCCGTGGCACTCGCCGTCGGCTGCATCGGCTGGGGCGGAAACCAGTTCACCCCGCTGCTCATCGCCTACACCCAGCAGTCCGGCTACAGCCGCGTCGACGTCGACGTCCTGCTCGGCGCCTACGTGCTCGGACTCATTCCCGGCCTCCTGCTCGCCTCGGTGCTCTCCGACCGGCACGGCAGGCGCCGCGTGCTGCTGGCCGGCCTCGTCAGCTCGCTGCTGGGCAGCGTCATCCTCGCCGCCGGCGACGTCCTCGGCTTCTCGGCACTGTTCGCCGGCCGGCTGCTCAGCGGTCTGGCCGTCGGCATCGCGATGGCCGTCGGCTCGGCCTGGATCACCGAGCTCTCGCGCCCGCCGCACGACGACGCCTCGCCGGGGGCCGGCGCGAGGCGTGCGTCGATCTGCCTGTCGGTCGGCCTGGCGCTCGGACCGCTCTTCGCCGGTCTGCTCGCGGCGCTGGCGCCCCTCCCGCTGGTGCTCGCGTACGTACTGCACGCGGCGCTCTGCCTGCCCGCCATCTGGGTCGTGCACCGCTACTCCGTCGAGACGCGGGAGGGCCGCGGCGGCGGGACCATCCTGCAGGGTCTGCGCGTTCCCGCGGCCGCCCACCGCCGCTTCGTGCACGTCGTGATTCCCATGGCGCCGTGGATCTTTGGGTCGGCGGCCATCGCGTACGCGATCATCCCGGCTCTCGTCGCCGACGAGCTCGGCCGCTGGGCGCTGCCGTACACCGCAGGCCTGACGGTTCTGACCCTGGTGTGCGGGGTGCTGGTCCAACCCATCGCGAGGCGTCTCGACGACCACTCCAGTGCCAGGGCGATCGTCGTGTCGATGGTGCTGATGGCCTGCGGCGTGTTCGCCGCCGTGGCCACCGCGGTCACTCGGTCGGTCCTCTTGGCGCTGGTGGTTGCGATGCTCCTGGGCTGCGCCTACGGCATCGCCATCGTGTCCGGACTGCTCGAGATTCAGCGCATCGCCGATCCCGACGAGCTCGCCGGCATCTCGGGTGTCTACTACTCCCTGGCCTACCTGGGCTTCCTGCTGCCCGCCGTGCTCGCCGCGCTGGCGCACTACTTTAGCTATCCGGTGATGCTGACCGCGGTGGGGCTGCTGGCGCTGGTGTGCTCGATCTGCTGTGCGACGGGCTGGTCCAAGCACCTGGCACCGACCACCTAG
- a CDS encoding GntR family transcriptional regulator → MSVDQKSSSEHAYRVTKEQILTGQARGGQLLSEVETAARLGVSRTPVHEAFLRLAAEDLLELQPRRGAVVIPASVQDASDLLEMRLALETAAVRRVCRTPATAESLFDELTELVTRQREVAAARDHERFAAADDAFHRRIVDVAGNAIGRRFYGSLSDRQRRMMADAAQRDSARLASMTDEHEHLAAAILARDVHAFETALLAHLESTYRVVLG, encoded by the coding sequence GTGAGCGTCGACCAGAAGTCCAGTAGCGAACACGCCTACCGGGTGACCAAGGAGCAGATCCTGACCGGGCAGGCCCGTGGCGGGCAACTGCTCAGCGAAGTGGAGACCGCCGCGCGGCTAGGCGTCAGCCGCACGCCCGTGCACGAAGCGTTCCTGCGTCTGGCCGCCGAGGACCTCCTCGAGTTGCAGCCCCGCCGGGGCGCCGTGGTGATCCCCGCCTCCGTGCAGGACGCCTCCGATCTGCTCGAGATGCGACTGGCCCTGGAGACCGCGGCGGTCCGACGGGTGTGCCGCACCCCGGCGACGGCGGAGTCCCTGTTCGACGAACTGACCGAGTTGGTCACCCGACAGCGCGAGGTGGCCGCGGCCCGCGACCACGAGCGGTTCGCGGCGGCCGACGACGCCTTCCACCGCAGGATCGTCGACGTCGCGGGCAACGCGATCGGCCGGCGCTTCTACGGCTCGCTCAGCGACCGGCAGCGGCGCATGATGGCCGATGCGGCCCAACGGGATTCGGCCCGGCTTGCCTCGATGACCGACGAACACGAACACCTCGCGGCCGCCATCCTCGCGCGCGACGTGCACGCCTTCGAGACGGCCCTGCTGGCCCATCTCGAGTCCACCTACCGGGTGGTGCTCGGATGA
- a CDS encoding MFS transporter — MTSIASVAPVRSPLRPQLPGLLSLALASCLAVTTEMLPVGLLPAIGASFGVANSSTGLLVSLYAVLVAALAVPMTHATARFARKPLLLTTLCCYALSNLLVSVAPTFAVVAAGRGLGGLTHALFFSLCIGYVPRLVTGAQVGRALAIATGGASAGLIVGVPLATSVGTALGWRASFGALAALSVLTLVLVAKVLPGVSNAAPTPVYQKRSGRTQLVAVVSSNALTYLGQFTLYTFVSVLFLAAGARPEFVGPLLLLCGICGLAGLGYAAGMVDRRPRRTTFALLTTAIAAVLAVGVGFPLLVPVIVAAAVWNGAFGGVASVFQAAAVRTHAVNPELAGAWVNASANTGIAGGAAIGAGFLPLIGLGGLPWVCAAVLGLGLATSMLARRAFPSHL, encoded by the coding sequence GTGACCTCCATAGCCTCCGTCGCACCGGTCCGCAGCCCGCTGCGGCCCCAGCTGCCGGGTCTGCTGTCGCTGGCCCTGGCGTCGTGCCTGGCGGTCACCACCGAGATGCTGCCCGTCGGACTGCTGCCGGCCATCGGCGCGTCGTTCGGCGTGGCGAACTCGAGCACCGGACTGCTGGTGAGCCTCTACGCCGTCCTGGTGGCCGCGCTCGCCGTGCCCATGACCCACGCGACCGCTCGCTTCGCCCGCAAGCCCCTGCTTCTGACCACGCTGTGCTGCTATGCCCTGAGCAATCTGCTGGTCAGCGTGGCCCCGACGTTCGCCGTGGTAGCGGCGGGCCGCGGGCTCGGTGGGCTCACCCACGCCCTGTTCTTCTCCCTCTGCATCGGCTACGTGCCCCGGCTGGTCACCGGCGCACAGGTGGGCCGGGCCCTGGCGATCGCCACCGGCGGGGCCAGCGCCGGTCTCATCGTGGGCGTCCCGCTGGCCACGTCGGTCGGGACGGCCCTCGGCTGGCGGGCGTCGTTCGGTGCGCTCGCCGCCCTCTCGGTGCTCACCCTTGTACTGGTCGCCAAGGTGCTGCCGGGCGTGTCCAATGCCGCGCCGACGCCGGTATACCAAAAACGCAGCGGCAGAACGCAACTCGTCGCGGTGGTGTCGTCCAACGCGCTGACCTACCTTGGCCAGTTCACTCTCTACACGTTCGTGAGCGTGCTCTTCCTGGCCGCCGGCGCGCGGCCGGAATTCGTCGGGCCGCTGCTGCTGCTGTGCGGGATCTGCGGGCTGGCCGGACTCGGCTACGCGGCGGGCATGGTGGACCGTCGCCCGCGCCGCACGACGTTCGCGTTGCTGACGACGGCGATTGCCGCCGTCCTGGCCGTCGGCGTCGGCTTCCCGCTGCTGGTGCCGGTGATCGTGGCCGCGGCGGTGTGGAACGGCGCGTTCGGCGGCGTGGCGTCGGTCTTCCAGGCGGCCGCCGTCCGCACCCACGCCGTCAATCCCGAGCTCGCGGGCGCCTGGGTCAACGCCAGCGCGAACACCGGCATCGCCGGCGGCGCGGCGATCGGAGCCGGGTTCCTGCCGCTGATCGGACTCGGCGGACTGCCGTGGGTGTGCGCCGCCGTGCTCGGCCTCGGCCTGGCGACGAGCATGCTCGCCCGACGGGCGTTCCCGTCGCACCTCTGA
- a CDS encoding ROK family transcriptional regulator yields MSRESKPAQHRWLGAAQLIGVIRAEPGITRAAAAQRLGIGSGGAADLVARLRRARLLDETPAPASGRGRPTTVLGAHPDGPLVLAAELRAGDWRLAVVGVDGEPAVVAQARSGASTPARLLAELAEATGAVQARYANRVGAMGLSVAGTVSDARLVQFTTRGWTDVDLSGVSAGLPLLLGNDATLAGLAEARSGAARGAGTALHLLVAVGLGGTLVVDGEPVTGAHGAAGEYGHVPFGDRRLVCPCGARGCWDLSIDGRALARHLAESPPTDPVGYAHEVLSRPADERTTAALTAVAAALGAGIGGLVNLHDPDVVTLGGLAVPLRAAAPEAFADGYRDGLMSFRKASAPPVHDGVHGDDGPLRGAAALALDHVTTEAALADWARRVSTS; encoded by the coding sequence ATGAGCAGGGAGTCGAAGCCGGCGCAGCATCGATGGTTGGGCGCCGCGCAGTTGATCGGCGTCATCCGCGCCGAGCCGGGCATCACCCGCGCGGCGGCCGCGCAACGGCTCGGCATCGGCAGCGGCGGGGCCGCCGACCTGGTGGCCCGATTGCGCAGGGCGCGCCTGCTCGACGAGACCCCGGCGCCGGCGTCGGGCCGCGGCCGCCCGACGACCGTCCTCGGCGCCCACCCCGACGGACCCCTGGTGCTCGCAGCCGAACTGCGGGCGGGCGACTGGCGGCTGGCAGTGGTCGGGGTCGACGGCGAGCCCGCGGTGGTGGCGCAGGCCCGCAGCGGCGCGTCCACGCCGGCGCGACTGCTCGCCGAGTTGGCCGAGGCCACCGGTGCGGTGCAGGCGCGGTACGCCAATCGTGTTGGCGCCATGGGACTCTCGGTGGCGGGCACGGTCAGCGACGCGCGGCTGGTGCAGTTCACCACGCGCGGCTGGACCGACGTCGACCTGTCGGGGGTGTCGGCGGGCCTGCCGCTGCTGCTCGGCAACGACGCGACGCTGGCGGGTCTGGCCGAGGCGCGCTCGGGCGCCGCGCGCGGGGCGGGCACCGCGCTGCACCTCCTCGTCGCCGTCGGTCTCGGCGGCACGCTCGTCGTCGACGGTGAACCGGTCACCGGTGCGCACGGGGCGGCGGGCGAGTATGGGCACGTGCCCTTCGGCGACCGGCGGCTGGTGTGCCCGTGCGGCGCGCGCGGGTGCTGGGACCTCTCGATCGACGGCCGCGCGCTGGCCCGCCACCTCGCCGAGTCGCCACCGACCGATCCGGTCGGCTACGCCCACGAGGTGCTAAGTCGCCCCGCCGACGAACGGACGACGGCGGCGCTCACCGCGGTGGCGGCCGCCCTGGGGGCGGGCATCGGCGGTCTGGTCAACCTGCACGATCCCGACGTCGTCACCCTCGGCGGACTGGCCGTGCCCCTGCGTGCCGCGGCCCCCGAGGCCTTCGCCGACGGTTACCGCGACGGCCTGATGTCCTTCCGCAAGGCGTCGGCGCCGCCGGTGCACGACGGCGTCCACGGTGACGACGGCCCGTTGCGCGGCGCGGCCGCGTTGGCGCTCGACCACGTCACCACCGAGGCAGCGCTCGCCGACTGGGCGCGGCGGGTATCGACCTCCTGA